One part of the Salinivirga cyanobacteriivorans genome encodes these proteins:
- a CDS encoding FtsB family cell division protein yields the protein MKKANKLYWFYQKYLANKYVLAFFVFLIWILFLDTNNLIQRFRTISHIHKLEEQKAYYKERIEKDRAKLIELRSNEEQLEKFAREEYLMKKENEDVFVILVDEEE from the coding sequence ATGAAAAAAGCCAACAAATTATACTGGTTCTACCAAAAATATCTAGCCAACAAATATGTTCTGGCCTTTTTTGTTTTCTTAATTTGGATCCTATTTCTAGATACCAATAACCTGATTCAGCGCTTCAGAACTATAAGCCATATACATAAGCTCGAAGAACAAAAAGCTTACTATAAAGAGCGTATAGAAAAAGACCGTGCAAAGCTCATCGAGCTAAGGTCAAATGAAGAGCAGCTGGAAAAATTTGCAAGAGAAGAGTACCTTATGAAAAAAGAAAATGAGGACGTTTTCGTTATCTTAGTTGACGAAGAGGAGTAG
- a CDS encoding dihydrolipoamide acetyltransferase family protein yields the protein MSTFEIKMPKMGESVQEATITKWFIEKGQSVEEDEALLEIATDKVDSEVPSPVEGKVIDIKYETGDVVAVGEVIAIIDLTGEGEVVEDTSEAKGDEEKDSSEEKEAPEKEQEEEKEDKKESSKESPDLNQKSNRFYSPLVRNIAQEENVTFEELEQIEGTGNEGRVRKQDILAYIENRGSSAKQGEKQPSAASKQPTDSKQPVSEGGGVAPSVSGQDEIIEMNRMRKVIAERMVNSKHTAAHVTSMVEVDVENLVQWRNQKKKEFQDHEGIKLTFMPMFIEAVSKALKDYPLINVAIDGDKIIKKKDHNIGIAVALPGNNLIVPVIKKADHKNITGLAHELNNLAQKARDNKLTMDEIQGGTFSISNFGSFGNVMGTPIINQPESAILAVGTIEKKPAVVETEYGDIIVPRHKMFLSLTYDHRVIDGALGGAYVRRVADYLEQFDKNRTL from the coding sequence ATGTCAACATTTGAAATAAAAATGCCCAAAATGGGTGAAAGTGTTCAGGAGGCAACGATTACAAAATGGTTTATCGAGAAAGGTCAATCTGTAGAAGAGGATGAAGCCTTACTTGAAATAGCCACAGATAAAGTTGACTCAGAGGTACCAAGTCCTGTTGAGGGCAAAGTCATTGATATTAAGTACGAAACCGGTGATGTAGTTGCAGTCGGTGAAGTAATTGCAATTATAGACCTCACAGGGGAAGGAGAAGTTGTTGAAGACACTTCTGAAGCTAAAGGCGATGAAGAAAAAGATTCTTCAGAAGAGAAGGAGGCTCCTGAAAAAGAGCAGGAAGAAGAAAAAGAAGATAAAAAAGAGTCCTCGAAAGAATCACCAGATTTGAATCAAAAATCCAACAGATTCTATTCTCCTCTAGTGCGTAATATAGCCCAGGAAGAAAATGTAACCTTTGAAGAACTTGAGCAAATTGAGGGTACAGGAAATGAAGGCAGAGTCCGCAAACAGGATATTCTTGCCTATATTGAAAACAGAGGCAGCTCAGCCAAACAAGGCGAAAAACAACCATCTGCTGCTTCTAAACAACCTACCGACAGCAAACAGCCGGTTTCTGAAGGTGGTGGAGTAGCTCCTTCCGTAAGTGGACAAGATGAAATTATTGAGATGAACCGCATGCGTAAGGTCATTGCAGAACGAATGGTAAACAGTAAGCATACAGCTGCACACGTGACCAGCATGGTAGAGGTCGACGTAGAAAACCTTGTTCAATGGAGAAATCAAAAGAAAAAAGAATTCCAGGATCACGAGGGAATAAAACTAACATTTATGCCTATGTTCATTGAGGCAGTTAGTAAAGCATTAAAGGATTACCCTTTGATTAATGTGGCAATCGACGGAGATAAAATCATCAAGAAAAAGGACCACAACATTGGTATTGCAGTTGCATTGCCGGGAAACAACCTGATAGTGCCTGTTATCAAAAAAGCAGACCACAAAAACATAACAGGTCTTGCACATGAGCTTAATAATCTTGCACAAAAAGCTCGTGACAATAAGCTTACTATGGACGAAATTCAGGGAGGAACTTTCTCAATTTCAAACTTCGGCAGTTTTGGTAATGTAATGGGCACACCTATAATAAACCAACCCGAATCTGCAATTCTGGCAGTAGGCACAATTGAGAAAAAGCCTGCAGTGGTAGAAACTGAGTACGGAGATATAATCGTTCCTCGTCACAAAATGTTTCTCTCGCTGACATATGACCATCGCGTTATTGACGGAGCCCTGGGCGGAGCCTATGTAAGAAGAGTAGCAGATTATTTAGAGCAATTCGATAAAAACAGAACATTATAA
- a CDS encoding alpha-ketoacid dehydrogenase subunit alpha/beta produces MVNQKTEKEDNMLTKEQVLKDYFTANLSRQLSIIGRKEVLTGKSKFGIFGDGKEIIQLAMARQFQKGDWRSGYYRDQTLMLATDMYSPEEFFSSLYGHTTLEHNPSHGGRSFNNHFGTRSIDENGEWKNLMAQKNSSADISPTAGQMPRLLGLAYASKVFKNEKELHKFKNFTNKGNEVAFGTIGDASTSEGHFWETMNAAAVLQVPMAMSVYDDGYGISVPKEYQTAKGSISDALQGFEIKKKGQKGILIYKGKGWDYPALLKLYKEGVERARKEHVPVLFHIDEVTQPQGHSTSGSHERYKSKERLEWEQAFDPIKKMREWILDDKLATAAELDQIEKEAVQKAKDAKKSAWKAFTQPMKEERDKLVKIIENRTCVCKRDHYDKAGEIADNLKRIATPIRKDNFSAAKRILRHICTDCPKRKELKEQLGTWLKDNYKRVGPDYHSHLYSETKYAATSIQPVPVKYSEKEETKPGREILRDNFKALFEQYPQLVTFGEDTGKIGDVNQGMEGMQEKFGEWRVSDTGIRETTILGQAIGLAMRGIRPIAEIQYFDYLLYALQTMSDDLATLLWRTRGGQKAPAIIRTRGHRLEGIWHSGSPLSMVINSIRGMLVCVPRDLTRAAGMYNTLLKSDEPALVIEPLNGYRLRERVPVNIGEYTVPIGEPEVVHEGADVTVVTYGSCVRIAQEAARQLEDFNIGTEVIDVQTLIPFDKNQRILESIKKTNRVVFFDEDVPGGATAYMMQKVVEDQKAYFYLDSEPRTLSARAHRPAFSSDGDYFSNPNAENVFEVVYDLMHEAKPKQFPELY; encoded by the coding sequence ATGGTTAATCAAAAAACTGAAAAAGAAGATAATATGCTCACTAAAGAGCAGGTTTTAAAAGATTATTTCACAGCAAATTTAAGTCGACAGCTTAGCATTATTGGAAGGAAAGAGGTGCTTACAGGTAAATCGAAATTTGGCATATTCGGCGATGGAAAGGAAATTATACAGCTGGCCATGGCCAGGCAGTTCCAAAAAGGCGATTGGCGATCCGGATATTATCGCGATCAAACACTGATGTTGGCAACGGATATGTATTCTCCCGAGGAATTTTTTTCATCATTATACGGTCATACTACCCTTGAGCATAACCCGAGCCATGGAGGCCGATCGTTTAATAACCATTTTGGAACACGAAGTATTGATGAAAATGGCGAATGGAAAAACCTGATGGCTCAAAAAAATTCTTCTGCCGATATTTCACCTACTGCAGGTCAGATGCCGCGTTTGCTTGGATTGGCTTATGCCTCAAAAGTTTTTAAAAACGAAAAAGAGCTACATAAATTTAAAAATTTTACAAATAAAGGGAATGAAGTAGCCTTTGGCACTATTGGGGATGCCAGTACATCGGAAGGCCATTTCTGGGAAACCATGAATGCCGCGGCTGTTTTACAGGTGCCAATGGCAATGTCTGTATACGATGATGGGTATGGTATTTCAGTTCCTAAAGAGTACCAAACAGCAAAAGGTTCTATTTCAGACGCCCTGCAGGGATTTGAGATTAAAAAGAAGGGGCAGAAAGGAATATTGATATACAAAGGTAAGGGCTGGGATTACCCGGCGTTATTGAAGTTATATAAGGAGGGTGTAGAACGGGCTCGTAAAGAACATGTACCTGTCCTGTTTCACATCGACGAGGTTACGCAGCCGCAGGGGCACTCTACCAGCGGTTCGCATGAACGTTACAAGTCAAAGGAGCGTCTGGAATGGGAGCAGGCATTTGATCCAATAAAAAAAATGCGGGAATGGATTCTTGATGATAAATTGGCCACAGCTGCTGAGCTCGATCAAATTGAAAAAGAAGCAGTTCAAAAAGCCAAAGATGCTAAAAAATCTGCATGGAAGGCTTTTACTCAACCCATGAAAGAAGAGCGCGACAAGTTGGTTAAAATAATTGAGAACAGGACCTGTGTTTGCAAGCGTGACCATTACGACAAGGCCGGGGAAATTGCCGATAACCTTAAACGTATTGCTACACCTATAAGAAAAGATAACTTTAGTGCAGCAAAGCGTATTTTACGGCATATTTGTACCGATTGTCCGAAACGCAAAGAATTAAAAGAGCAACTCGGAACCTGGTTAAAAGATAATTACAAAAGAGTAGGGCCAGATTATCACTCTCACCTTTATTCTGAAACAAAATATGCTGCCACAAGCATTCAACCTGTACCTGTTAAATACAGTGAAAAAGAAGAGACAAAGCCCGGAAGGGAAATTTTAAGAGACAATTTTAAAGCCCTTTTTGAACAATATCCACAGCTGGTAACTTTTGGTGAAGATACCGGGAAAATTGGTGATGTTAACCAGGGAATGGAAGGTATGCAGGAAAAATTTGGTGAGTGGCGAGTTTCAGATACTGGAATTCGCGAGACAACAATATTGGGTCAGGCTATTGGCTTAGCCATGAGAGGAATCAGACCAATTGCCGAAATTCAGTACTTCGATTACCTGCTTTATGCATTGCAAACCATGAGCGATGATTTGGCCACACTGCTTTGGCGTACACGCGGCGGGCAAAAAGCACCTGCCATAATTCGTACCCGCGGTCACCGCCTGGAGGGTATATGGCACTCAGGCTCTCCGCTGAGTATGGTGATTAATTCCATTCGAGGAATGTTGGTGTGTGTGCCTCGCGATTTAACGCGCGCGGCCGGAATGTATAATACCTTGCTGAAAAGCGATGAGCCAGCCCTGGTAATTGAGCCACTAAATGGTTATCGTTTAAGAGAACGGGTGCCTGTAAATATTGGTGAATATACTGTTCCAATCGGAGAGCCTGAGGTTGTACATGAAGGTGCGGATGTAACCGTGGTAACCTACGGATCGTGCGTGCGCATTGCACAGGAAGCAGCCCGCCAACTTGAAGATTTTAATATTGGTACGGAAGTTATTGATGTGCAAACCCTCATTCCTTTCGATAAAAATCAAAGAATACTTGAAAGCATCAAGAAAACCAATCGCGTTGTATTCTTTGACGAAGATGTGCCGGGTGGAGCTACAGCTTATATGATGCAAAAAGTTGTTGAAGACCAAAAAGCCTATTTTTACCTCGATTCCGAACCTCGTACATTAAGTGCCAGGGCACACAGACCTGCTTTCAGTTCAGATGGAGATTATTTCTCGAATCCGAATGCTGAAAATGTATTCGAGGTAGTATATGATTTAATGCACGAAGCAAAACCAAAACAGTTTCCTGAGCTTTATTAA
- a CDS encoding DUF5714 domain-containing protein, whose amino-acid sequence MIRNRFLIHKSGCAVCGKPLTYSTSFEKHKCYYCEKDIETDIFCDNGHFVCDACHRVNANDLIQSECLNYKGTNALVFVNRIMENKLFNLHGPEHHFLVPAALLTAYNNATGNIKNLKEALKILRTRMVKIPGNICGTNGGCGAVLGLGAFVSYITKTTALSEKKWAKLHAVTAAGLMQVSKYGGPRCCKRNTYIAILEGITWLSETLNITLDKPSPIVCGFHLRNKECLETDCLFYKSH is encoded by the coding sequence ATGATTCGGAACCGTTTTTTAATTCATAAAAGCGGCTGTGCTGTCTGTGGAAAGCCGCTTACCTATAGTACTTCTTTCGAAAAACACAAGTGTTATTATTGTGAAAAAGATATTGAAACCGATATTTTTTGTGACAACGGACATTTTGTTTGTGATGCCTGTCACAGGGTCAATGCCAACGACTTAATCCAGTCCGAATGCCTAAATTATAAAGGCACAAACGCGCTCGTTTTTGTCAATAGAATTATGGAAAACAAGTTATTTAATCTACATGGACCTGAACACCATTTTTTGGTTCCGGCTGCTCTGCTTACTGCATACAATAATGCGACCGGAAATATAAAAAATTTGAAAGAAGCACTTAAGATTTTAAGAACCAGAATGGTTAAAATTCCCGGGAATATTTGTGGTACCAATGGAGGATGTGGTGCTGTATTGGGGCTTGGGGCCTTTGTTAGTTATATTACAAAAACCACCGCTTTGTCGGAAAAGAAATGGGCGAAACTTCATGCCGTAACTGCAGCCGGGTTAATGCAGGTATCAAAATATGGTGGCCCTCGCTGCTGTAAACGTAATACCTATATTGCAATTCTGGAAGGCATTACCTGGCTGAGCGAAACATTAAATATAACTCTTGATAAACCCAGCCCGATTGTTTGTGGGTTTCATCTTCGCAATAAGGAGTGTCTGGAAACCGATTGTCTTTTCTATAAAAGTCATTAG
- the thiS gene encoding sulfur carrier protein ThiS has protein sequence MKLQINHKEEQFEQNELTLYKLLEIKDLTFKRLLIRVNGKVINENEIGDTKLKDGDQLDIVRIISGG, from the coding sequence ATGAAACTACAAATAAACCATAAAGAAGAACAGTTTGAACAAAACGAACTGACACTTTATAAATTGCTCGAGATAAAAGATCTTACATTTAAAAGATTGCTTATAAGGGTTAACGGTAAGGTAATTAACGAAAATGAAATTGGAGATACAAAACTGAAAGATGGTGACCAATTAGATATTGTGAGAATAATCAGTGGAGGTTAA
- a CDS encoding TetR/AcrR family transcriptional regulator gives MDEMKFSKKPGAKEKRYQHIIDAAEKILIQKGYENATFNDFADTANYNKRTLYLYFPDKDDLFAAVVLRILTRLSQHVDQNIDTDKSGLEILLDIANAYFTFFYVNKSYYKLLWSFEDKYFVFTESTHTSPNINKTYHIRRKNIELISDTYQKGLDDGSIKVKKDPFLIITLLWSQTLGVLQLISRGENMLAKSYKVAPKKLITEQIRHLEEKLTKTDG, from the coding sequence ATGGATGAAATGAAGTTTAGCAAAAAACCGGGTGCAAAAGAGAAGAGATACCAGCATATTATTGATGCTGCCGAAAAAATCCTGATTCAAAAAGGATATGAGAATGCCACTTTTAATGATTTTGCAGATACAGCTAATTATAATAAGCGCACCCTTTATCTTTATTTCCCTGATAAAGATGACCTTTTTGCAGCAGTTGTACTCAGGATATTAACCCGTTTGAGTCAACATGTGGATCAGAATATTGATACAGACAAAAGTGGTCTGGAAATACTTTTAGACATTGCCAATGCATATTTCACTTTTTTCTATGTAAATAAATCATATTACAAACTGCTCTGGTCATTCGAAGATAAGTATTTTGTTTTTACAGAAAGCACCCACACCTCGCCAAACATAAATAAGACCTATCATATTAGGAGAAAAAACATAGAGTTAATTTCAGACACTTACCAAAAAGGATTGGATGACGGCTCCATTAAGGTAAAAAAAGACCCTTTCCTGATTATTACATTACTGTGGAGTCAAACACTAGGTGTTTTGCAATTGATATCCAGGGGAGAAAATATGTTGGCCAAAAGTTACAAAGTTGCCCCCAAAAAGTTAATTACAGAACAAATAAGACATTTGGAAGAAAAGCTTACTAAAACGGATGGCTAG
- a CDS encoding DUF6992 family protein, protein MKQSSSITYKLFLVVLLLCAYSPIFSQTDSILLQINKEHLQFKKSGMQVLGGWALTNMAVSGFMLTQTRGVNYRFHEMNVFWNIVNLGIAGLGYYDAQNTTAGGIGLIETLSDHQNFEKILLLNAGLDVGYVMSGFYLRERSKQVSKFSNRLKGYGNSIILQGSFLLAFDIVLYSINQNKISMWLEQHNFDVQISPVSVSLGMNF, encoded by the coding sequence ATGAAACAAAGCAGCAGTATAACATATAAATTGTTTTTAGTTGTATTGTTGCTTTGTGCCTATTCACCAATATTTTCGCAAACCGATAGCATACTTTTACAGATAAATAAAGAGCATCTGCAATTTAAGAAAAGCGGAATGCAGGTACTTGGTGGATGGGCCTTGACCAATATGGCCGTAAGTGGCTTTATGTTGACCCAAACGCGAGGGGTGAATTACCGTTTTCATGAAATGAATGTGTTTTGGAATATTGTTAATTTGGGAATCGCCGGATTAGGCTATTACGATGCACAAAATACAACTGCAGGAGGGATCGGGTTGATCGAAACACTTTCAGATCATCAGAATTTCGAAAAAATATTACTACTTAATGCCGGACTTGACGTGGGCTATGTGATGTCTGGTTTTTACCTTAGGGAACGAAGTAAGCAGGTGTCAAAGTTTAGTAATCGACTAAAGGGTTATGGTAATTCAATTATATTGCAAGGTAGTTTTCTCCTGGCTTTCGATATCGTTTTATATTCAATAAATCAAAATAAAATTTCCATGTGGTTGGAACAGCATAATTTTGATGTTCAAATTTCTCCTGTCTCAGTATCGCTCGGTATGAACTTCTAA
- the thiF gene encoding sulfur carrier protein ThiS adenylyltransferase ThiF, whose product MRTYDQIHKILENSKIGIAGAGGLGSNVATSLARCGIGKLVIADYDSVSEDCLNRQYFFYDQIGIKKVSALEHVLERINPHTKVEAHDIKLTEEKVIELFTDCDVIVEAIGDARIKQQLIESVLVKLPEKHLVIASGLAGYGNNNRFTTEQYDKLWVCGDQEAEVNELNPPMAPAVGIVANMQANVVIDILLRKL is encoded by the coding sequence ATGAGGACATACGATCAAATACACAAAATTTTAGAAAACAGTAAAATAGGCATTGCAGGCGCAGGAGGTTTAGGCTCAAATGTAGCAACGAGCCTGGCGAGATGTGGTATTGGAAAGCTGGTGATTGCCGATTATGATTCTGTTTCAGAAGACTGTCTGAACCGGCAATACTTTTTCTACGATCAAATTGGCATAAAAAAAGTAAGTGCCTTAGAACATGTACTGGAAAGAATAAATCCACATACAAAAGTTGAAGCACATGACATCAAACTCACTGAAGAAAAAGTTATTGAGCTTTTTACCGATTGCGATGTTATTGTTGAAGCCATTGGCGATGCCCGTATAAAACAGCAACTAATTGAATCTGTCCTGGTTAAACTACCTGAAAAACACCTCGTAATTGCATCGGGACTAGCTGGTTACGGAAACAACAATCGGTTTACGACCGAACAGTATGACAAACTTTGGGTCTGTGGTGATCAGGAAGCAGAAGTAAATGAATTAAACCCTCCCATGGCACCAGCAGTAGGTATAGTTGCTAATATGCAGGCCAATGTCGTCATTGATATCCTCCTAAGGAAATTATGA
- a CDS encoding glycosyltransferase yields MEPIKKYLSKSYSCLNEIDYNNNPAIIVVIPAFNESMILNSLNSLKAASCASNVMVLIVVNYSERASANEKKFNRSLFDLLKEWCKLYSTEQLLFQVVLVSEMRGKHAGAGLARRIGMDTAIDVFFNNKKAGGVILSLDADTKVKPNYFETVNAHFTQYPDTNVLLIDFHHDLEAAPPKLRRAIILYELYLNYYVLGSRLAGFPYAYHTIGSAFAVKAEAYVRQGGMNKKHAGEDFYFLHKMFPLYENYRTYDTCVYPSARVSLRVPFGTGPAMYDILKNNHELSVYHPDAFMELKDFYFKMGDLFEKTVTMDNLAGEGLRLYLSKIDFGTKIKEARNNTSSRAQFVKRVLRHFDAFQLVKYLNFAHENGYYNRLPVVDAVQKLLLKNQPHVDTNYNLLMEVRKLEKTTPLRQLR; encoded by the coding sequence ATGGAGCCAATAAAGAAATATCTGAGTAAAAGTTACTCATGCCTGAATGAAATTGATTACAATAATAATCCGGCCATTATTGTTGTTATACCTGCCTTTAATGAATCCATGATTTTAAACAGCCTTAATTCTCTCAAGGCTGCATCCTGTGCCTCCAATGTAATGGTTTTAATAGTTGTGAATTATTCCGAAAGGGCCAGTGCGAATGAAAAAAAATTCAATCGCAGTTTGTTTGACTTACTAAAAGAATGGTGTAAACTTTATTCGACTGAGCAGTTATTGTTTCAGGTAGTTTTGGTATCTGAAATGCGTGGAAAACATGCCGGAGCCGGCCTTGCAAGAAGAATAGGTATGGATACTGCGATTGATGTTTTTTTTAATAATAAAAAAGCTGGTGGTGTAATTTTATCTCTTGATGCAGATACCAAAGTAAAGCCAAATTATTTTGAAACGGTGAATGCACATTTTACCCAATACCCCGATACAAACGTATTACTAATTGATTTTCACCACGATCTGGAAGCCGCACCTCCGAAACTTCGACGTGCCATAATTCTCTATGAACTTTATTTGAATTATTACGTATTAGGCAGTCGGCTGGCCGGGTTTCCTTATGCATACCATACAATCGGTTCTGCATTTGCCGTTAAAGCTGAAGCATATGTTAGGCAAGGGGGCATGAATAAAAAACATGCGGGTGAAGATTTTTACTTCCTTCATAAAATGTTTCCATTATATGAAAATTATCGCACCTACGATACATGCGTTTATCCCTCAGCAAGAGTTTCGCTCCGTGTACCTTTTGGTACAGGACCGGCAATGTATGATATCTTGAAAAATAACCATGAGCTTAGCGTTTATCACCCGGATGCTTTTATGGAACTTAAGGATTTTTATTTTAAAATGGGTGATTTGTTCGAGAAAACAGTTACCATGGATAACCTGGCTGGAGAGGGATTAAGGCTCTATTTATCAAAAATTGATTTTGGCACGAAAATTAAGGAGGCTCGAAATAATACTTCATCCAGGGCACAATTTGTTAAACGCGTGCTGAGACATTTTGATGCTTTTCAGCTTGTTAAATACCTCAATTTTGCACATGAAAATGGCTATTATAACCGGCTTCCTGTGGTAGATGCTGTTCAGAAGCTGCTTTTAAAAAATCAGCCTCATGTCGATACGAATTATAATTTGCTGATGGAAGTGCGTAAACTCGAAAAAACTACTCCTCTTCGTCAACTAAGATAA
- a CDS encoding DUF1987 domain-containing protein: protein MDKLFWEGTETTPQVLLDPESQKYEIKGRSFPEDPVEFYQPIFEWIDNNLPEIDHKIIMDMYIEYFNSSSNRMILLIMKKLEEHLMHGKDIHIKWNYDDEEVLGDGQMYSSLIKIPFELNEVSV from the coding sequence ATGGATAAGCTCTTTTGGGAAGGTACGGAAACAACACCACAGGTACTTTTAGATCCTGAAAGCCAGAAGTATGAAATAAAAGGCCGGTCTTTTCCTGAAGACCCAGTTGAATTTTATCAACCCATTTTTGAATGGATAGATAACAATCTGCCTGAAATTGACCACAAAATTATTATGGATATGTACATCGAATATTTCAATTCTTCATCGAACAGGATGATACTTCTGATTATGAAGAAACTGGAAGAGCATTTGATGCATGGCAAGGATATTCATATTAAATGGAACTATGATGATGAAGAAGTGCTCGGAGACGGGCAGATGTATTCGTCCCTGATAAAAATTCCATTTGAGTTGAATGAAGTTAGTGTATAA
- a CDS encoding OmpH family outer membrane protein, translating into MNKKNLVIELILAAVLIWVIVGNYSTDKNVEQDKEDIKAQDTQQTGLKVAYINTDSLLMNYKLAKELNKQFTSQQKQSQRELEQRMQKFQKNYQAFQEKVQRGGFLTQSSAEAQQQELLAEQQQLEKLNQQLSNNLMAREQSINQELYDSVSNFVKHYNKSKKYDLILNNTLGGSLIYGKQKYNITNEILQELNARYDRRLQQ; encoded by the coding sequence ATGAATAAGAAAAATTTGGTTATTGAGTTAATTTTGGCAGCAGTGTTGATTTGGGTTATTGTAGGCAATTATAGCACCGATAAAAATGTTGAGCAAGATAAAGAAGATATAAAAGCTCAGGATACTCAGCAAACCGGTCTAAAGGTTGCATATATCAATACAGACTCCCTTCTTATGAATTATAAATTAGCAAAGGAGCTTAACAAACAATTTACTTCGCAGCAAAAGCAATCGCAGCGGGAGCTTGAGCAAAGGATGCAAAAGTTTCAGAAAAATTATCAGGCATTCCAGGAGAAGGTGCAACGCGGAGGTTTCTTAACACAATCATCGGCTGAGGCGCAGCAACAAGAGTTGCTTGCAGAACAACAGCAACTGGAAAAACTCAATCAGCAATTATCGAATAATTTGATGGCAAGAGAGCAGAGTATCAACCAGGAGCTTTATGATAGTGTTTCGAACTTCGTGAAGCATTACAACAAAAGCAAAAAATATGATCTTATACTGAATAACACCCTGGGCGGTAGCCTGATTTACGGTAAACAAAAGTATAACATAACCAACGAGATTTTGCAGGAATTAAATGCAAGATACGACAGACGCTTGCAACAATAA